Proteins encoded by one window of Paenibacillus sp. DCT19:
- the hemW gene encoding radical SAM family heme chaperone HemW, with product MTLTSQSRKTGSPQAVYLHIPFCTNKCFYCDFNSYVLKDQPVMQYLEALEREMEHTVKANPPGEIKTIFVGGGTPTALKPDEMAYFLRSVKTYFPNWADNIEFSMEANPGTTDAEKLAAMKEGGVNRVSFGVQAFQNDLLTGIGRIHNTDDVYRSLENARKAGLSNLSIDLMFGLPNQTVEMLNESIDRALELDLPHYSIYSLKVEENTLFHTLYQKNQLPLPHEDDELQMYLLLMSRMKEAGYEQYEISNFAKPGFESRHNITYWRNEDYYGLGAGAHGYVGRERHMNIKGINPYVEAAKTGLPRLDHFEISRPEAMEDYLMVGLRMLEGASASRFSEQFGESIEEVFAKPLGKMLNAGLLERTPDGFRLSEQGILFGNDVFAEFIGSISLNS from the coding sequence ATGACATTGACATCACAAAGCCGGAAAACAGGTTCACCCCAAGCAGTGTATCTTCACATTCCCTTTTGCACGAATAAATGTTTTTACTGTGATTTTAACTCTTATGTTCTGAAGGATCAGCCTGTCATGCAGTATCTAGAGGCGCTGGAACGGGAAATGGAGCATACCGTTAAGGCGAATCCGCCGGGCGAAATTAAAACGATATTTGTAGGTGGGGGCACACCCACAGCCTTGAAACCTGACGAAATGGCGTACTTCCTTCGTTCCGTCAAAACGTACTTCCCGAATTGGGCAGACAATATTGAATTCTCAATGGAAGCTAACCCGGGAACAACAGATGCGGAGAAGCTCGCTGCGATGAAAGAAGGCGGCGTTAACCGTGTCAGCTTTGGCGTGCAGGCTTTCCAAAATGACCTACTTACTGGCATTGGTCGCATTCATAACACGGATGATGTATATCGTAGCTTGGAGAATGCACGTAAGGCAGGACTTAGCAACTTGTCCATCGATCTAATGTTTGGTTTGCCGAACCAGACAGTAGAGATGTTGAATGAGAGTATCGACAGAGCGCTGGAGCTAGATCTGCCGCATTATTCAATCTATAGCTTGAAAGTGGAAGAGAACACCCTGTTCCATACGCTGTATCAGAAAAATCAATTGCCGCTGCCGCATGAAGATGATGAATTGCAGATGTATCTTCTATTAATGAGTCGAATGAAAGAAGCGGGATACGAGCAGTATGAGATCAGTAACTTTGCTAAACCTGGCTTCGAGAGTCGTCACAATATCACCTACTGGCGCAACGAGGATTATTATGGACTTGGAGCAGGGGCACATGGATACGTAGGCCGCGAACGGCATATGAATATCAAAGGCATAAATCCGTATGTTGAAGCTGCCAAAACTGGACTGCCGCGTTTAGATCACTTTGAGATCAGTCGTCCAGAAGCCATGGAGGATTATCTCATGGTTGGACTCCGAATGCTGGAGGGTGCTTCGGCCTCACGTTTCAGTGAGCAATTCGGAGAATCCATTGAAGAGGTGTTCGCGAAGCCTTTGGGCAAAATGTTAAACGCAGGACTACTTGAGCGGACGCCAGACGGCTTCCGGCTGAGCGAGC
- the lepA gene encoding translation elongation factor 4 translates to MTDIRARQRKIRNFSIIAHIDHGKSTLADRILEYTGALTSREMQEQVLDQMDLERERGITIKLQAVALTYKADDGEEYLLNLIDTPGHVDFTYEVSRSLAACEGALLVVDAAQGIEAQTLANVYLALDNDLEILPVINKIDLPSADPDRVKQEVEDVIGLDTSNAVLASAKAGIGIKEILEQVVQSVPAPAGDPDQPLKALIFDSHYDPYKGVIVYVRVIDGKIKSGSKIKMMATDKSFEVIEVGAFKPRMTIVDELNVGDVGFIVAGIRNVGDTRVGDTVTDAKKPTAEPLPGYRKINPMVYCGLYPIETSDYVDLREALEKLQLNDASLSFEPETSSALGFGFRCGFLGLLHMDVIQERIEREFNIPLITTAPSVIYHVTLTNGEMIQIDNPSNYPEVGRIDYVEEPYVKAAIIVPNDYVGTIMELCQNKRGEYVNMEYLDTTRVTITYEIPLSEIVYDFFDQLKSSTKGYASFDYELSGYRQSNLAKMDILLNGEQVDALSFIVHRDRAYNRGRIICEKLRELIPRQMFEVPIQASVGTKVVARETVKAMRKNVLAKCYGGDISRKRKLLEKQKEGKKRMKQVGNVEVPQEAFMAVLKIDD, encoded by the coding sequence ATGACTGACATTCGGGCAAGACAACGTAAAATTCGTAACTTTTCAATTATTGCACATATAGATCACGGCAAATCAACACTTGCGGACCGGATCTTGGAGTACACAGGTGCGCTTACATCGCGTGAGATGCAGGAGCAAGTGCTGGATCAGATGGATCTTGAACGCGAACGTGGAATTACAATTAAACTGCAAGCTGTAGCTCTGACTTACAAAGCAGACGATGGTGAAGAGTATTTATTGAACTTGATTGACACACCAGGACACGTAGACTTCACGTATGAAGTATCACGGAGTTTGGCTGCATGTGAAGGCGCGCTGTTGGTAGTGGATGCGGCTCAGGGGATTGAAGCCCAAACACTAGCTAACGTATATCTTGCGCTTGATAACGATCTCGAAATTCTACCAGTCATCAACAAAATCGACCTGCCAAGCGCTGATCCTGATCGTGTGAAGCAGGAAGTAGAAGATGTGATAGGGCTTGATACAAGTAATGCAGTGCTGGCTTCCGCCAAGGCTGGAATTGGGATCAAGGAGATTCTTGAGCAAGTGGTACAAAGCGTACCTGCTCCTGCAGGTGACCCAGATCAACCACTGAAAGCGCTGATTTTTGACTCGCACTATGATCCGTACAAAGGCGTAATTGTATACGTACGTGTCATCGATGGTAAGATCAAATCGGGTTCGAAGATCAAAATGATGGCAACAGACAAGTCATTTGAGGTTATTGAAGTGGGTGCCTTCAAACCACGCATGACCATTGTGGACGAGCTAAACGTGGGTGACGTTGGATTTATCGTAGCGGGTATCCGTAATGTAGGAGATACGCGGGTCGGGGATACAGTAACCGATGCCAAAAAGCCGACGGCAGAGCCGTTGCCAGGTTATCGCAAAATTAATCCAATGGTATACTGCGGTCTGTATCCGATTGAAACATCGGATTACGTGGATCTGCGTGAGGCATTGGAGAAATTGCAGTTAAATGATGCTTCACTGAGCTTTGAGCCAGAAACATCCAGTGCGCTTGGATTCGGATTCCGTTGCGGATTCCTCGGATTGCTGCACATGGACGTTATTCAGGAGCGGATTGAGCGTGAATTCAACATTCCGTTGATCACTACTGCACCAAGCGTAATCTATCATGTCACTCTGACTAACGGTGAGATGATTCAGATTGACAATCCATCTAACTACCCCGAGGTAGGACGGATCGATTATGTAGAGGAACCTTATGTTAAGGCAGCCATTATCGTACCGAATGATTATGTAGGTACCATTATGGAATTGTGCCAAAACAAACGTGGCGAATACGTTAATATGGAGTATTTGGACACTACGCGGGTTACGATTACGTATGAGATCCCGTTGTCCGAGATTGTATATGACTTCTTCGATCAATTGAAATCGAGTACCAAAGGTTATGCATCCTTCGACTATGAGTTGTCTGGCTATCGTCAGTCTAATCTGGCGAAAATGGACATTTTGCTCAATGGCGAACAGGTCGATGCGCTGTCCTTCATCGTTCACCGTGACCGTGCATATAACCGTGGCCGCATTATCTGTGAGAAACTGCGTGAGCTGATCCCACGGCAAATGTTCGAGGTGCCAATTCAGGCATCCGTTGGAACGAAGGTAGTGGCGCGTGAAACGGTAAAAGCAATGCGTAAAAACGTACTTGCTAAATGTTATGGTGGTGACATCTCGCGGAAACGGAAACTGCTGGAGAAGCAGAAGGAAGGTAAGAAGCGGATGAAGCAGGTTGGTAACGTTGAGGTACCACAAGAAGCGTTCATGGCTGTATTGAAAATTGATGATTAA
- a CDS encoding stage II sporulation protein P, with translation MNKILAWNIGKWRKRLLHVLAMGRTLLLLMIISVLFFVVLGLGGMAEKRLNNSPVSSMKGFASTVSSRFFVDMLGMEVPHLTQKEQTSAFSGENLTTFVFQLLTNVNPQDPKSLIAREMPGMGSNQPVLLRPGSGNEKAEAPEDYQPGPGLTDTASNSGGKSEGELHTPPGQDDTTSPDTDEPENSGDSKDPEAQEDPPSKNPDDDSKPTLDKKTVLIYHSHPREGYNPLLGTKSDNPSSGKSTGNVFQVGSYLTDSLEKLGIGVEHAKDDYPTKVKDYNWNYSYKYSRQTVKAALAQNDDLTYLIDIHRDSQRHNKTTTTIEGLGYAKVYFIIGHENPNWQQNEAFAAKIHKKLEAKYPGVSRGVWGKNGGGANNGEYNQTLSPNSILIEIGVSTIPQQN, from the coding sequence ATGAACAAAATATTGGCTTGGAATATTGGTAAGTGGAGAAAAAGATTGCTGCATGTACTGGCCATGGGCCGTACGTTGCTGTTGCTTATGATTATATCTGTCCTATTTTTTGTAGTACTAGGCCTAGGAGGAATGGCAGAGAAGCGATTGAATAATTCGCCAGTTTCTTCAATGAAAGGTTTCGCCAGTACCGTGTCTAGTCGTTTTTTTGTAGACATGCTGGGCATGGAAGTGCCGCATTTAACTCAAAAGGAACAGACGTCTGCGTTCTCAGGTGAGAATTTAACTACGTTTGTTTTTCAACTGCTTACGAATGTTAATCCTCAGGATCCCAAAAGCTTAATTGCTAGAGAAATGCCAGGAATGGGTTCGAATCAACCTGTGTTGCTTCGGCCAGGCTCGGGAAATGAAAAGGCAGAAGCGCCAGAGGATTATCAACCCGGACCCGGATTAACGGACACAGCTTCAAACAGTGGAGGGAAAAGCGAGGGAGAGTTACATACGCCACCAGGGCAGGATGACACGACCTCACCAGACACGGACGAGCCTGAAAATTCTGGGGATTCTAAAGATCCAGAAGCTCAGGAAGATCCGCCTTCGAAGAACCCAGACGATGATTCCAAACCTACATTAGATAAAAAGACGGTACTCATCTATCACTCGCATCCACGGGAAGGATACAACCCACTATTAGGTACCAAGAGTGATAATCCTTCTTCCGGTAAGTCCACAGGCAATGTATTTCAAGTGGGGAGCTATTTAACAGATAGTTTGGAAAAGCTAGGGATAGGGGTGGAACATGCCAAAGATGATTACCCTACTAAAGTGAAGGATTATAACTGGAATTATTCCTATAAATATTCACGCCAGACGGTAAAAGCTGCACTCGCCCAAAATGATGATCTTACCTATCTCATTGATATCCATAGAGATTCACAGCGTCATAATAAAACAACGACAACGATTGAAGGTCTTGGATATGCGAAGGTTTACTTTATCATTGGGCATGAAAACCCTAACTGGCAGCAAAATGAAGCCTTTGCGGCCAAGATTCACAAAAAGCTTGAAGCCAAGTATCCCGGTGTTTCCCGCGGAGTCTGGGGGAAAAATGGGGGAGGAGCTAACAATGGCGAATATAATCAGACACTTTCTCCAAACAGTATCCTCATTGAAATCGGGGTATCGACAATACCGCAGCAGAATTAG
- the gpr gene encoding GPR endopeptidase gives MTLDLQNYTVRTDLAIDSKEMVQGEQKQTIPGLKEDVEEKEGIKITRIDVLNDAAAQAIGRVKGHYVTLEVPTLRNGDTELQERVAAEFTREMEDFMTKAGINKDSKVLIVGLGNLNVTPDSLGPLVVENLMVTRQYFELVPDQVAPGYREVSAIAPGVLGTTGIESSDIVQGIVDRTKPDAIIAIDALASRSLERVNTTIQVADIGIHPGSGIGNKRRGLTKDILGVPCIAIGVPTVCYASTIVNNAIEMMRHHFRQETDQTKQIMGMLDDISENDRLSLVKEVLEPLGHDLIVTPKEIDEFIEDIANVIATGLNAALHDAVNPDNVAAYTH, from the coding sequence ATGACACTTGATTTACAGAACTATACAGTACGCACTGATTTGGCTATTGATTCAAAAGAAATGGTTCAGGGTGAACAGAAACAGACCATTCCAGGTTTAAAGGAAGATGTAGAGGAGAAAGAAGGAATTAAGATTACGCGGATTGATGTTCTGAACGATGCAGCGGCACAAGCAATTGGTCGTGTGAAGGGGCATTATGTGACGTTGGAGGTTCCAACACTTCGCAATGGAGATACGGAACTACAGGAGCGTGTTGCTGCGGAATTCACCCGAGAAATGGAAGACTTTATGACCAAAGCAGGCATCAACAAAGACTCTAAAGTTTTAATTGTAGGGTTGGGAAATTTGAATGTGACACCTGATTCACTGGGCCCGTTAGTTGTGGAGAATCTCATGGTTACCCGTCAGTATTTTGAATTAGTTCCTGATCAGGTAGCGCCGGGTTATCGAGAAGTAAGTGCTATTGCTCCTGGGGTACTCGGAACTACGGGGATCGAATCGAGTGATATCGTACAAGGCATTGTTGATCGAACCAAGCCAGATGCAATCATTGCGATTGATGCTCTTGCCTCCCGTTCATTAGAACGTGTCAATACGACGATACAAGTGGCAGATATAGGTATTCACCCGGGTTCTGGCATTGGGAATAAGCGACGTGGCTTAACTAAGGATATTCTGGGTGTGCCTTGTATTGCGATTGGTGTTCCTACGGTTTGTTATGCATCGACGATTGTGAATAACGCAATCGAGATGATGCGGCATCATTTCCGCCAGGAGACGGATCAAACAAAACAGATTATGGGCATGCTTGACGACATTAGTGAAAATGATCGCCTTAGTTTAGTGAAAGAAGTGCTTGAACCGTTGGGGCATGATCTGATCGTAACCCCTAAAGAGATCGACGAATTTATTGAAGATATCGCTAACGTTATTGCGACAGGGCTAAATGCAGCACTACATGATGCTGTAAATCCTGACAATGTAGCCGCCTATACACATTAA
- the rpsT gene encoding 30S ribosomal protein S20, with translation MPNIKSAVKRVKTSDKRRALNASQKSALRTAVKAADAALVSNEVDTAKAAIQAASKKLDKAVTKGLVHKNAAARKKSRLAKKLNALSAQA, from the coding sequence ATGCCAAACATCAAATCCGCTGTTAAACGCGTAAAAACGAGCGACAAGCGCCGCGCACTCAATGCTTCCCAGAAATCCGCACTCCGTACAGCTGTTAAAGCTGCTGATGCTGCACTGGTAAGCAACGAAGTTGATACTGCTAAAGCTGCGATTCAAGCTGCTTCCAAAAAGCTGGACAAGGCTGTAACTAAAGGTCTGGTTCATAAAAATGCTGCAGCTCGCAAAAAGTCTCGCTTGGCGAAAAAACTGAACGCTCTTTCCGCACAAGCGTAA
- the holA gene encoding DNA polymerase III subunit delta, translating into MDVKSATKAIRNGDTAPIYVLYGTEKYQIQQFTDMLKEQVIEEEHRDFAIVPYDLSETPVEVVIEEAETVPFLVPRKLIIVRDANLFTAGKDSKIEHQVDRLLTYMDNPADYSTIVFLAQGDKLDERKKLVKAAKKQAIVLSFAPLSGEELLNWIVKLAKQREVTFEPGAPDMLVSYAGTGLQTLSAEVDKLCLFAGNGGVIKREDIESLVARSTEQNVFALVEELANLRLEKALALFYELLKQREEPIKIAALIARQFRIMIQVKELGQQSYSQQQIASQLGLHPYAVKIAGEQARKFQPERLRLILSHLSELDYQMKTGAVDKVLGLELFLLRLGA; encoded by the coding sequence ATGGATGTGAAGAGTGCAACAAAAGCAATACGAAATGGAGATACGGCTCCGATATATGTGCTGTACGGAACGGAGAAATACCAGATACAGCAATTTACGGATATGTTAAAGGAACAGGTTATTGAGGAGGAGCATCGTGATTTTGCGATTGTACCTTATGATCTCTCGGAGACGCCTGTAGAAGTTGTTATTGAAGAAGCAGAGACGGTTCCTTTTCTCGTGCCACGTAAACTAATTATTGTTAGAGATGCAAATCTATTTACGGCCGGTAAGGACTCTAAAATTGAACATCAGGTCGATCGCTTATTAACGTACATGGATAACCCTGCAGATTACAGTACAATTGTATTTTTGGCTCAAGGGGATAAATTGGACGAGCGTAAGAAGCTGGTGAAGGCTGCGAAGAAGCAAGCCATTGTGCTTTCGTTTGCCCCGCTGAGTGGAGAAGAGTTGTTGAATTGGATTGTGAAGCTGGCTAAACAACGCGAGGTTACCTTTGAGCCTGGAGCTCCAGATATGCTTGTTAGTTATGCGGGAACAGGTCTGCAGACGTTATCTGCTGAGGTAGACAAGCTGTGTCTATTTGCTGGAAATGGTGGCGTGATTAAGCGTGAGGATATTGAATCGCTCGTTGCACGTAGCACGGAGCAGAATGTGTTTGCCCTAGTGGAGGAATTAGCGAATTTAAGGCTTGAGAAAGCGTTAGCTCTATTCTACGAGTTGTTAAAACAGCGCGAAGAGCCTATCAAAATTGCAGCATTGATCGCGAGGCAGTTCCGAATCATGATTCAGGTGAAGGAGCTTGGGCAGCAAAGCTATTCACAGCAGCAAATTGCAAGCCAGCTTGGACTTCATCCGTATGCAGTCAAAATTGCTGGGGAGCAGGCTCGAAAATTTCAGCCTGAACGTTTACGCCTGATCTTAAGCCATTTGAGTGAGCTGGATTATCAAATGAAAACAGGCGCTGTAGATAAAGTGCTTGGTCTGGAACTGTTTTTGCTAAGACTTGGAGCATAA
- a CDS encoding anti-sigma factor — MKCEEVVEWMHRYLDHDLGEVETEQLLQHVAKCPECAENFSLLRALSRELEDLPQVTPKFSLVDAIMPQLDAIDEARREQSSAMQEMSPVPAAFENLQRSSERKVKPSWFNSMVGRMSMGAAAAVLVLGVAIWGPKPEKIENAESMMGAGSAQESSNEDQNALRMEISNDDSSAPTEGDNRAMSGLSNEQNDTQPDTQESTSEVTPEENETEKLETQPQEDVAPKQPSADAGAKVDAPKETPSASTPSENQGNANQVQPDQQKSVDPGSTDAPQAGSDDGAATEPENGEAESFTTQDVVPHVNNDEPATGMVAPNADQNPEQATESNNGLAGSDRGFAAVAPPATEWKSPNGSYLVLQIGNQLSIYSKSASDSDVLNLVEQRDLEGTLKSASWSKDSTVFNYETEKDGTAVKKSFNVAPAADSGNSGK, encoded by the coding sequence ATGAAATGTGAAGAGGTGGTGGAATGGATGCACCGGTATCTGGATCATGATCTGGGTGAGGTGGAAACCGAGCAGTTGCTACAGCATGTGGCCAAGTGCCCGGAGTGCGCCGAGAATTTTAGTTTGCTCAGAGCTTTGTCCAGAGAACTGGAAGATTTACCGCAAGTAACCCCGAAGTTTAGTTTAGTGGATGCAATCATGCCTCAATTAGATGCGATCGACGAAGCGCGGAGGGAACAGAGTAGTGCCATGCAAGAAATGAGTCCTGTCCCTGCTGCATTTGAAAATTTACAACGATCAAGTGAGCGGAAAGTTAAACCCTCATGGTTTAATTCTATGGTTGGCCGAATGTCTATGGGGGCTGCGGCAGCAGTCTTGGTATTGGGCGTAGCTATATGGGGTCCTAAGCCTGAGAAAATTGAAAATGCAGAGTCGATGATGGGTGCAGGTAGTGCTCAAGAAAGCAGTAATGAAGATCAGAACGCACTCAGAATGGAAATTAGCAACGACGATTCATCTGCTCCAACAGAAGGAGATAACCGTGCAATGTCAGGGCTGTCTAATGAACAGAATGATACACAGCCTGATACACAAGAATCTACTTCAGAAGTAACCCCTGAGGAGAATGAGACGGAGAAGCTGGAAACGCAACCTCAGGAAGATGTAGCACCGAAACAGCCTTCGGCTGATGCTGGAGCCAAAGTCGATGCACCAAAAGAAACGCCTTCTGCGTCAACACCTTCGGAAAATCAGGGGAATGCTAATCAAGTACAACCTGATCAACAAAAGAGTGTAGATCCGGGAAGTACCGATGCTCCTCAAGCAGGTTCGGATGACGGTGCTGCAACTGAACCTGAAAATGGAGAAGCGGAATCCTTTACAACGCAAGATGTGGTGCCGCATGTAAATAATGATGAACCAGCAACGGGGATGGTCGCTCCTAACGCAGATCAGAACCCAGAGCAGGCGACAGAAAGCAACAATGGATTAGCAGGTTCAGACCGTGGGTTTGCTGCGGTGGCTCCTCCTGCAACCGAGTGGAAGTCTCCGAATGGATCTTATCTGGTCTTACAGATCGGGAACCAGCTCAGTATCTATTCTAAATCTGCCAGTGATTCTGACGTTCTGAATCTAGTAGAACAGCGTGATCTGGAAGGAACATTAAAATCGGCTAGCTGGTCCAAGGATAGCACTGTATTTAATTACGAGACAGAGAAAGACGGAACAGCGGTGAAAAAGTCATTTAATGTAGCTCCAGCTGCAGACAGCGGGAATTCCGGCAAATAA
- a CDS encoding RNA polymerase sigma factor, giving the protein MVEPELIRAAQSGDRDALITLLRNIEQHVYRSAFYILNNEQDALDAAQEALIRIYTKINSYEEKAQFKTWVQRIVTNICIDKFRRTKPSVSIDEHEMVFQDNQNVEFEVMSTYVAKDIQEAINKLPEHHRTVIVLRYLQDLSYNEIADCLDLPLNTVKSYLFRARQQLQNLLQEYQKGGVTG; this is encoded by the coding sequence GTGGTAGAGCCGGAACTCATCAGAGCCGCTCAATCGGGCGATCGCGACGCTCTAATTACCCTATTGCGGAACATTGAACAGCATGTTTATCGATCCGCATTTTACATTTTAAATAATGAACAAGACGCTTTGGATGCTGCTCAGGAAGCGTTGATCCGAATTTACACCAAGATTAATTCTTATGAAGAAAAAGCACAATTCAAAACCTGGGTTCAACGCATTGTAACGAATATCTGTATTGATAAATTTAGAAGAACCAAGCCTTCTGTTTCAATTGACGAGCATGAGATGGTTTTTCAAGATAATCAAAATGTAGAATTTGAAGTCATGTCCACGTATGTGGCAAAAGATATTCAGGAGGCGATCAACAAGCTTCCAGAGCATCATCGAACCGTGATTGTTCTAAGATACTTACAGGATTTATCGTATAACGAAATTGCGGATTGTCTTGATCTTCCGTTAAATACGGTGAAATCTTATTTATTCCGAGCTAGGCAACAATTGCAAAATCTACTACAGGAGTATCAGAAAGGTGGTGTGACAGGATGA